The stretch of DNA ggtagctaagatgttagcgggtagcaggtggtgtagcggggaagggaaacgcgtgcatctgcgcgtcaagtacggcagtctcggccgcgcagccgaagcggcaacacgtgcttaataatctgtactactttgagggcgacgcacacgagattaatatctgaggatgagtgaggcgatctcaagacaacttaaggaggttgtacataaataattaatgagcaaaacacggagaaatcaaagagaagtgacgaagaatatcaaatggagagtgaaaatgaaagcgatatggaaattgatttataataaaacaatcaattaatattttagttttcctaataattggtcgtcaagcataataataaaaataaaataaaatagttctatctttttattcactcctacatatattacgtcacaagtaagtacaacttattgcaagatttatcctggcacacttctctacgtgtgcagccgtgttctagaatgtcaagatgatgacgcgctaccccgtccccgccaccgtctgtcgccccgcaggagggtcgcgcacgagattgccggactatagacGATATGCCATAAACTTTAGTATTCAATGCTATCATTATGTTATATTGAAACAATAACTGTTGTTCTGCTGTTAACCGGGTAGATGTTGATGAGgtttggtagtccacctcacaacccacacgagagaagaccgGGTAGATAATTGCTGGCGTGTGTTTTAAATGAATAGCATGTctcaatttttttatatttatttgacagTCTATtttacacagaacaggataaaaaaaagcaattagactaacacaagaccGACAAACAGTCGTGTgggtcaagctagcggcctcaaaaaaaaattggcacgaaaaaataatttgaccataccaaaaaatagtactcttattgaaaaaaatagtacctgttgtaaaaaaattagtaccatcacggttctggatttatagccatgttttattgcacttgctagcttgacggtgagcgaaatttggcgagagttaacgacaaggtctttcgctttgatttaaacgccaaaaaatagtaccgaaatagtactcaccccctgcaaaataccgaaagtagtacttcaacggttccaaagttataaaggcagttctttgatcccgctagcttgacgttttgaaaatacctattatctggggaatgcttgcatacttcagtatgtaactaatgtcaataaactcgtatgaaatagtactccctaccatcataatttggacctgattctctttgtagaaatgttaaaaaatcatcataacctatgccatacatttgttgttgatacagtcacgtagacaattacataacctcacaatttattcgtaagtattgccattttggaggtgaccctaccatttctttgcacttcagagtgctgctattaaaaaaaaatcctattgcatacacccatatacactaattttaatagaaaatggctgcatgggtctagttcttatcgaaaacaatctgtgattttaatacatcataatacatttttaatctgctgttttattttataatttataccttcatgttgaatttgttacggatcgaagtgtttgttaataaacaatttgcagtatttgtagaataactcagagtttcaacaatgatattactttcatctgacaaccctggcacttcaccaatttttacccaaaaatggggaaaaatactaaaatctgacattcttgaccatgtgtaataattttgttcgcgactgtacttgtcttgataaatgtatgacataggttataatgactttttgacatatttctacaaagagaatcaggtccaaattatgatggtaaggagtactatttcatacgagtttattgacattagttacaaactgaagtatgcaagcattccccagataataggtattttcaaaacgtcaagctagcgggatcaaagaactgcctttataactttggaaccgttgaagtattactttcggtattttgcagggggtgagtactatttcggtactattttttggcgtttaaatcaaagcgaaagaccttgtcgttaactctcgccaaatttcgctcaccgtcaagctagcaagtgcaataaaacatggctataaatccagaaccgtgatggtactaatttttttacaacaggtactatttttttcaataagagtactattttttggtatggtcaaattattttttcgtgcccattttttttttgaggccgctagcttgacgcacaccaaaCAGTCcaggttattttatttctaaaataagaaatataggtagaaatctcttccagcagacagtatttatgttttattaatcaaaatgtacattttttttcaaaaacaatatacctacttagatggcgttgtattatctcattactcgggtacataattattccaaaatacaatgtaagtaatgacagaagcatatataaaaacaatagggtcgtgtactaggttcaagataaattatgaaattctgattactaaataaagacacatctaaaactaacgaaaaacattttcttttttctattaaacttatttatgaattttaatcaagaaaaacgtaataataagtccgacattttgtcacgtttttctatgacgtcacagagtgctttttcatacaaattccatagtaatttcgtgttttgacgtttagtaaaaagtaactgatttgactagttggaaactagcctattgttgcttgatatttggatcatattatgtatagaattaaatTGCTATTGGACATTTACCAAAATACAAATTGCAATTTTGGTTTtgttgaattgcttcaatgtaacGTGACGTGTTTACAATAcattacaaatacactttattgcaccaaaataaaaagaaataattacaaaaagtctcttaactaagtacatggcaaatggcggccttatcgcttaaagcgatttcttccagacaaccattaAGGTGaggagaaaaatgtaaaaaaagaatTGAAAGATATTAGTTATTATTAGAGATTTAGGTAACAAAGGACAACTAAGGATAacttaatttattaagtaaaataataatttgtgatAGGAAGTACCTCCAGGCCTGAATAGTTTGACCCACTAGACTTCACATCTGTTCAATTGACCTATATTACAAGTGTGACAATACAGACTATACAAACCTTGTGATCATTCCACGCATCCCTCTGGCACGACCGTCCACAGTAGTGAACAAATTGGCATCCGGAACATTTCAGCACCTTGCCCCTGAAACATTTGGTCACCAGTTGACGTCACCAATTTTGTTTACGTTTATTTCAGGATTTCATTTAGTATTTTGTTGAGTttattaattgtaataaataaattgaatgaaaagggaaattaatattttgatcACACCTATTATTTAGGATTTAACAAATAAATGTAGGTATTGTaaacttattaaattattaatttagggattagaaaaaaggaaaattacaaagaaaagcGTTTCACTTACAATGGGActgtttaagttttttataataattattgtcatATTGACGAATTACACATTAGTGCAGACAACATTTATAATGATTAGTGAAGAGAAAATTTTAGATAAATAAGTAGTTACTAAATGTTGTGATTGCAATGAAACACGCGACGTTCGGACAACaactgatttattttataagacaaGTCTTTTACAAATACCCACCACTACATTTCCCCCTTTTAAAACTTACATAATAACTTGTTATAATCCTAGTCCACCACCCCTTAAAATTAGTTActatatataattaatttttaatctaTTTCCAAATTGAGCTTCTTTGCGAAACTACGGGTAATAGGTCTTCTGTATCGCGGGGGCGACATTGTGGATCCCAATTGATTTGAATTTTCTTCTTTAATTGAATCTGGTTTCAAGTATAACTGGTTATTTAATGGAGGAGCCTCCGGTACGCATTCATCTTTCTTGGGATTCACACTGTCGCCTACACTCTGCGCTTCATTTTTTATGTTGCTACATTCCGCATTCTCACATTTGATTAAGTGACGCCGATTGCGTCTGTATCTTGCTCCCAATTTGTTTTGAACAATGTAAGCACGCGGAGTTGCAGCTCGGTGAAGTACAGTGCTGGGAAATCTTGTTTTTCCATTTATACATATAACACGGTCACCCTCCTTCAGCTCAGACAAGGGTCTTACTCGCTTgtcgtaatttaattttgattttaattgtttcttttttattgtattgtactctgACTGATCTATTAGTTTTGGTTGTAAGCAGTCTGAGCTGACTGGGAGTTTACATCGTAATCTCCGACTCATTAACATTTGTGCGGGTGAGCTCAAACCATCGCGGGGCGTGTTTCTGTAGTTCAGCAATGATAACTGAAAATCAGTACCACTTTTAACCGCTTTGGTTAATAAAGACTTTACAGTTTGCACCGCCCGCTCGCTTTTTCCGTTAGCTTGTGCGTAATTAGGAGATGACGTCACATGATCAAATCCccactcattagcaaattgttTAAACTCTCGGCTGGAGTACTGTGTACCATTGTCGCTGATTAGCGTCTCCGGTATCCCGTGGCGTGCAAATGTTTCTTTCATACACTTTATTACACTGATTGATGATATATTATTTAGTTCAAAAACTTCCACAAAATTCGAAAAATAATCCACGATgagtaaaaagtattttttcctGTATTCGAACAGATCTGAACCCAACTTCGCCCATGGTAAATTTGGTACATCTATGTTCATCAATGGTTCTTTCGCGGGCATGTTTGAGCACTCCCGACAAATGCTACACCGTTTGACATACTGTTCAATATCTCTTGATATATTCGGCCAAAATATCACCTGCCTCGCGCGCCGCTTACACCGATCTATGCCCTGATGTCCCTCGTGCACTATATATAACATTTGTTCCCTCAACGCGGCTGGTATCAACAccgtattttctttaaatattacGTCATCAATAACATATAAATCATCTTTCATAGCCCAATACTCCCTTATGTTCTcattaacattatatttatgatTCGGCCAACCTTCtttaatatattgtattaaCTTTTGAAATTGTTCATCTGATTTGGTTTCCTTTTTTATCAAAGTTAACTTTTTGTTTGATATAGGCAAATTGTTAACTACCAATTTGATTTGATCTACAACATTGTTGTGAATTTCTTCACTATATAAATCAGGTAGCGGTGCGCGTGACAATGTGTCAGCAATATACATGAACTTTCCCGGCTTGTAACATACCACTAAATCGTACCCCTGTATTCTTAACATCATGCGTTGTAAGCGTGCTGGAACGGACATCAAAGGTTTCCTAAATATACTTTCCAGAGGTTTATGATCCGACTCCACGACTATTCTTTGTTTCCCATACACGTATTGATGGAACCTTTCACACGCGAATACTATGGCGAGAAGCTCCTTTTCAATCTGTGCGTAGCGGCGTTGCGCGGGCGTGAGCGTGCGCGACGCGTACTCAACGGGTCGGCCGTCCTGCATGAGCACGGCGCCCAGCGCGTCGCTGCTCGCGTCCACCGACAGCACGGCCGGCCGCGACACGTCGTACAGCGCCAGCACCGGGGCAGAGCTTACACATACCCTTAATTTGTCGAATGCTGCCTGTTCACTATACTCCCACCGCCAGCTATTctccttttttaataaatttgtgaGTGGAATAGCATGTTGGGAATAGTTCGGAATAAACTTAGCCAAGTAGTTCACAGCCCCTAAAAAACGCTCTAAACTTTTCCTATCCGTTGGCGGTGGCATGTCCAATATAGCTGTCACTTTGTTACTATCCGGTCTCATCCCATTGGCATCAAAGATGTGGCCTAAATAAGTGACTTCCTGCACCCCTATTTTACACTTATTTTTGTTAAACTTTAGATTTATCTCTCTCGCTCGTTTTAATAAAGCATTCAATCTCCTATCGTGTTCTTGTCTCGTTTGGCCCCACACAATAATATCATCTACGAAGCTATCCGTACCATCCAGGTCTTCCAGAAGTTGCCTCATTTTCCCATGAAATACTTCGGAAGCACAACTAATCCCAAACGGTAAGCGTAAAAACTGATAACGACCGAAGGGTGTCGCAAAAGTACATAGGTCGGCGCTGTCCTCGTCCAGCTGCACCGCCCAGAAGCCCGAGTTGGCGTCGAGCACGCTGAAGTAGCGCGCGCCCGCCAGCCGCGCCGCCAGCTCCGCCACCGTGGGCAGCTGGAAGTGCGCGCGCCGCACTGCGCGGTTCAGCTCGCGCGGGTCTAGGCACACGCGGATGCCGTTATTCTTTTTAGCTACTAGCACTAGTGGATGCACCCATCGGGTAGGATGGCTTACTTTTCTGATGACGCCTAAGTCTTCCATTCTCTTGAGCTCTTCAACTAAGCGGTCACGTAAACCTAATGGTATCTTTCGTGAAGCACAAACTACTGGTTGTATTGACTCATCGACTACTATATGGTATTTACCCGGTAAACATCCTATCCCCGTAAATAAATCGctgtttttgttacaaataatagAATGAACTCGTTTTACTAAATTTAGTTCTTCACAAGTTTTCCGTCCCAGCACACTTTGACATTCCATATCCGCTATTgcaaattgtaatttataagtaacattCTTATGTGACCATAACAAATCACAGATTCCTTTTATCGGTATTTGATTCCCACTGTATGAttctaacttaattttatttttccttatcATACTGCTATCAAATCCGAAGtaacaaaattgtttgaatgATATTACATTTATATCTGCACCAGTGTCCAACTTAAATTTTTCTGATCCATTTTCACACGAAAGAGTTTCATACCATTCTTCCGAACAGACTTTTTCACTTTTAATCACTGAAATATAAAACGATTCGCACTCTTCCAACCCGTCAAATTCCCCACTATCACTGTCCTCACGCTCAATTTCGTACACCCTTCTCACGTGATTATTATGAAAAGCATTCGACTTACATACTCGAGCGAAGTGTCCACGATTACCGCATACGTAACAGGTGACATGCTGCGCCGGGCATCGGCCCGTGACACAGCGCATGCCGCCGCAGCCGCGGCAGGCgccagccgccgccgccccgcgcGGCCCGCGCGCCGTCCCTTCCCctgcgctgccgccgccgccggccagCTGGCGCCCTCGTTGCGTCGTCCGCGCCCCGCGCTGCTGCACCCTGTCTACGTGCACTACACTATCTCCGCCTCCCGCGCCCCTCGCGGTCATATGGCGACTAGTCTCCTGTGACACTTCTTCGGCTTGACACATTTTGACGGTCTTATCGAGATTAAGGTCATCACACCGCAGCAGGCGGTCCCGGACCGTTCCGCTGCGCACCCCACACACGATGCGGTCCTTAATCAGCTCCTCCTCGAGCGACCCGAACTCGCACCTTTTACTGAGAAGACGTAATGACGTCACATATTGTTGAATTGATTCCCCTTCTCCTTGGTTAcgcataaaaaaattatatcgcAGCAACGTTATGTTTACTTTTGTTCCGAAATAAATGTCGAACTTTCTTATTATTTCGTCCACGTCATCGCGCTCATCGTCGTTTTTAAATTGGAAAGTTTGATACACGTCGTAACCTTCGGATCCGATCAGGTTCACAAGTAAACTAGCCTGCACGCTAGCAGACTCTTTCTTCACCCCCGACGCCTTCATAAATATCATGAATTGTTGTTTCCACCGTTTCCACGCATCAGCTCTGCTGACAGGACCTCCCTCCATGTTTAATTCAGACGGTGGCCGCGCGTGCTCCATTGTTAATTGTTGAAACGACTTTTTCTTAATAATACACGAATGTCTCACACTACACTAAACCCGCACTCCAACTATCAACGATATACTTGCACAAATACTGCACAAATAACACTGTTATTTCAATTTACCGCTGCCACCATGTTGTGATTGCAATGAAACACGCGACGTTCGGACAACaactgatttattttataagacaaGTCTTTTACAAATACCCACCACTacactaaataaatagttattaaataaatacaaaaagtattGTCATTTTTTAAATGGCTAAAGTGAGTAATAAAGTAATGCCTAATCGAATAagaataatgttaataataaattaattatataatcatGTTTACacttgataaaatgttaaaacaatttaaagtaACATGATCAACATAGACCTCattatttatatgaaataattacattcatattttcaaataaaaactaCAACACAACTTTTTGATGATGTAAGAATTACAATgtaacaaaaaacttttttgtaccaAATTTAAGGTAGGTAGTTAACTTACTTTTCCAAGCAATTGTCACAACGGAAACCCTTTTCCTTTGAAGATAACACATAGGCGAAGGGCTgctcagttaatatcaaatctCCCGCCTTAATGGACGAATCTGTATTCCGATATTTATTCTTCATGTCTTTTACAACTTGTCTTAAGGCAAACTTGAACTACTAGTTAATAAGTTTTCTACAGTTTCTTCATAGATATACTCAATTATAAATTAAGCGGAGCTCTTAATCCTAAGCTGAATGATATGAGAACGAATGTAGACGGAATGTAAACGTTCAAATAGCGAGGAGTTACGCACGAACGTGTAGCTAAAATATTAGTTGGCCTCGCTACCTGCGGTCCAAATTTAACTACTCAATATCGGTTACATTATTTTTAGTGAAGACGCGGTCGCAGTCGGAACGGACAGCTCaccgaaaaataaacaaaatacacaCTTAATAATAGATTACGGCATTTTATTTTGCTTCGCTTCCGAACGCAATAATCATACACAAATCACCTGTCCTGTTCGTTTGTCAAAATGACATTGACGATTCGCGCATGACATGACTGACagttgcggttttttttaacaaCTATAGTTATAGCGATTTACCGGTTTTTTCTTACTCACAAATTCTATTCATAAAAGTGGAGGTATCATCACAATCTATAGATAACGATAGATAATaagaaaatgaaacaaaaaacgcgaaataaaaaaaagttgtttgcGTTTATTTGATAAGATATTtagttaaaatataaagaacaatGCGTATAGAAATATACTTTTTGGTAAGAcgctatttttgtttattttacttcacagcTCGATTACCGTGTAAAAAATGTTGTTTCTTGTCAATATCACGCGTGTTACTTCagtaaatgtatttattctatttttattgaaaaatcttTAAAGTTGAGTTAAAGTTACTATTTTATAGCATTTTCTAGAAGTAGAAAACATGTCGCTTATAAAAACGAAAGCAGCACTTGCACTAAAGGACGCTGAAAGCAATTTTCAAGTGGTGAAATTTGAAGCACACAAACCTAAAAAACGGAAAGTTTTGGAAGACGATAAAAATGATTATAAAGGACAAGCCCCGTATTCTAAGAAAGACTTGGACTTAAAGAAGATTCGGCATGAGGTGGTAAAGTACGGGATGTCGGGGTTCGACGGATCAAGGAAAGAAGAGGCTAAAATTGCTCTAGCCGTCAGTTTAGGTTAGTGTTAATTTTTAGAATAATCATATTTTGCTTCTAACAAAAAGTTTCAATAAATCGTTTACCTCCAAacgtaacatcacgcctatatccccgaggAGGTAGGCAGAAGTGCGTAGTATAATATACACCctctcctcaccagctatgtttaagtctcatgaaaTAGGCcgtcttggaaaccacgtgatatcaattatctaggATCCAAACTGGAATTCATACTCGTACAACAAGTACAAGAATTCAGGGTATTTAAGCCAATTTTTTTCTCAGTGTCAATATAACACATTTTATTCCTATTCCAGGAGCAAAACCACCTAAAAGAGAGTATGTAAACTACAAAGAGCTTATGCAGAAGAGAAAACAAGAAAAGTTAAAAGAGAAGGAAGAGAAACAGCAGATGATTGCAAAGAGTATTCTTCACAGTGTtggcaagaagaagaagaagggaccAGCACATGATGTTGGACATTTACTTAGTTCTTATGGCAAGGTAAGAAGAACATTGGTAAAGAGAAACAAAAAGCATTTATTTTGTAGATAAGGGTACATATTTATGCAAAGACGTTACAGGTTATTGGGTAGAGCCAGCAAGTCCTGCCTGTTAAAGAggcatacaaaatacaaatataatgttACCTGCAACTCTGTCCATGTGGAATTTACCACATATGTGTATTTTCTAAAGGAAACTGCTAGAGGCTAGAACACTCAACATTATAATGTTACCTAACAGTAAAAGTAAcctatcataaacagcctatatgtctcactgctgggcacagacctcccctcaattaaccggaggaggtatggagctccaccacgctgctccactgcaggttggtggagctgttacaacaataaatgtattaatgaataataaaataaaacaaatatttttaatgttgttgctgggttaaataaaaaacatgcaTTGTTCCCATTTGTTTTTCAGGTGCTAAAGAAAGATTTGAAGAAGAAAGATGACAAATCAtcacagaagaagaagaaaaaaaaaatactgtagtATTTGAGATAAGCAACCTTATTTTAtgtgtaaatataatataattttgaaaacatattttttttgtttcatttcgtGCTTCAGAGGCCACGTTGAGCCATTAGTCCCAGTTATTAGCCATATAAAAAACAGCTCCATCAACCTGCAGTGGGACAGCATGGAGGAGTatacttattatgttatgtgtatttttatgtttaatcaTCCATTTTCTGCTGTAATACTGCAAAGTAGGAGTAAGCAGTGCGCACGACCTgaaatgttattaaaatgttaAGATACCTTGACTACCATATTACAAAAGAACTAGGTTACATTTAGTAAATTCACCCTAATAACTTTCATATTGAAACAGTAGCCGGGGCCGACTGGTTATGTGCCCTTcaatgcacggatcatcttacttgtgGACAACAGgatgatcagtctgcaatgtgcTAACCAGCTATGGATTACacagtgattttttttaagatatgttcccaccgggagtcaaacccgggacctccggattgcgaGACCACAGCGGCGTAGCGTAGTGGGGGCGGCCCGCCTCGGGCGGCACTTTTTATGGGGCGGCAAAATTTCACAatctataatatacataaaaatgaaacccgttttccgttgtcacgcacgacataacataaaaacggcttgaccgatttggctgattttttttgtagtttactGATAATCTGTACCACAAGGTTCTTAcggaaaaaatatacattaaattgagatatctaaataaaagggcggttgtcttccgccccgggcGGCCGACACCCACGCTACGCCGCTGCGAGACCAACTTTCTTACCACTAGAGGACGCCATCAAAAGATGGTAATGAAACGTCTACGTACAGCAGCTGCTGTTGGTAACGACGCTCGGAACACACCACCAGCATTCACGAGTAAAGCGCGTTGTGCCCTCATAGCGCACAGAATCAGCGCCCTGCGGCTGCGCAGGTCGCCCCACCAGTGACCAGGGGCCGCAGCTTCGGCCACTAGGAGGCTCTGTTGAAGAATAGATCGCACTCTTAAGAGTCACAAATCACAGTCATGTGGTaaatcggcttgcttctcaaatggagaccgccggttcaaaccccggtaaaggacttgcaccaatgatttattaatttatcttaagtgcagttttcactagctGACTCGATCATTACGTAGTCGGTAAGTTCTGTCatatatgaaaatagtgataaaataaaaagtaccaataagtttataaaaaattatatatcaatttaaagtatatttattaagaaatgaaaataacttaaaattattcgaaatgacctcccttgtttttaataacttccctcaaacgccgcggccagtcatctatcgcagcacgcaccatattcatgtctatttcagcgacggctttaattatggctgacttcaggctcgccaaatttttcgaaatttaaaaataatgtgcctgtgacagaactttgggaccgactacgtataGGGGtgaaaatatcaaaatgtcaaatgaaaaaggatatctagaactatcctttttcatgtcggaacccaatttttcacgaaaaaataatatgaaagttcaccaccaaacttggcacattttgatattcacccatagatggcgatacggctcacccgTCACGTTGGTCCTggtaggtactaagtacttgCATCTTGCGACGAATGTACCAATGGATACCCCAATTGGGCGTCGTGAGGGCTTTAGGAGAAAAGTAACCGAACTCAAAATCTGAGCTTATTGATTTGTACATCTATGGCCTCCTGAGGGTCGCGACCGTCCCAATCCTTTTCCACGGATAAAATTAGATTATAGATACATGAATGACTAAACTTAATGACAAACCTTATTAATCAGCAAATCGCCGGGGTAGCAGTACATTAATAGTTCTAAGAATACGCAAATTAAGTAGAATATTAGTGTGGTCAGCTCGATGGGTTCTGTGGTCTGCAATTAATAAGGGTCAATTAATAACGTTATGAGTATTGTGAATCTTCGTAGAAAGTTTATTTTGACTATAATAGAAAATTGACTTTCaataacaggggggttaaaattgtcacatcaaagcaattcacctaaaaagcaatattgctatttgacatttgcattgcgcacttactttaacatgcgcaaatgtcaaattgcaatattgcttcgatgtggcctttttaacccccctgttcagtAATTAGTCGTCATTATCATTAGGACAATGATAAAtaagtattgaaaataaaatatattattggtTAAAGGAGAATTTTCATAGGATCCAtataggtaataatatttagcTAGCCGAGGACTTATTTCCAATAGGCTTTCCAGGATacttccccaaaaacaatatagatggcgttgtacctacagattaacatgataattaagtacttacctattttctcattgcttgggtacctacaaaaatatcaggaagcataataattattcaaaaatatagtgTATTGGCacaagcatatataaaaataattgttgtttgataggtatttggatcacattttaatatacaaatacgttgctacctatattgcttctctttattatgatcagaataagtaataatgagtggaagatgtgtcgtgcctgggtgtaataacaagggtcatcatttataccgaaaaacaaagataaaagttatccatgaaattaggaggttaaacgaaggaaaatctgtacagcgccatcgaTATTTCTTTTTGGGCAACTAATCCCCTGAAGAAAGAC from Pectinophora gossypiella chromosome 3, ilPecGoss1.1, whole genome shotgun sequence encodes:
- the LOC126380979 gene encoding uncharacterized protein C1orf131 homolog isoform X2; amino-acid sequence: MSLIKTKAALALKDAESNFQVVKFEAHKPKKRKVLEDDKNDYKGQAPYSKKDLDLKKIRHEVVKYGMSGFDGSRKEEAKIALAVSLGAKPPKREYVNYKELMQKRKQEKLKEKEEKQQMIAKSILHSVGKKKKKGPAHDVGHLLSSYGKVIG
- the LOC126380979 gene encoding uncharacterized protein C1orf131 homolog isoform X1, with the translated sequence MSLIKTKAALALKDAESNFQVVKFEAHKPKKRKVLEDDKNDYKGQAPYSKKDLDLKKIRHEVVKYGMSGFDGSRKEEAKIALAVSLGAKPPKREYVNYKELMQKRKQEKLKEKEEKQQMIAKSILHSVGKKKKKGPAHDVGHLLSSYGKVLKKDLKKKDDKSSQKKKKKKIL
- the LOC126381043 gene encoding odorant receptor 63a-like codes for the protein MTLFKITITTEPIELTTLIFYLICVFLELLMYCYPGDLLINKSLLVAEAAAPGHWWGDLRSRRALILCAMRAQRALLVNAGGVFRASLPTAAAVVRTAYSYFAVLQQKMDD